The segment ATATTGTTGACTGTAGATGGAGGCGGCTACCAGGTTACGAAGAAAAAACTCcagttttttattttcaatttgctGCGGTGGTGTGTATGGGGGAGCAGCGCGTGCGCGCTCTCTCGCCGTCGGTGTTCAAGTGACGCTCCGAGCGTCGGGGCGGGTATATATATGCTTTCCCGGCCGCGAGACTCGTGTACCATTCGTCAAGTATGTATTGGTGTTATGTGTGTCTATCGTGTAACAGCAAttctttatttttcaaatataattctTATGAGATAAACATTAACAATCTTCTTATACATtcttataagtatatatattaatattctaATTAGATTGTAAGTATCAGTGCCAGATACTTACGTTATATTAATTGCCATTTGTTTTTGGtatatagttatgtatttacGACTGAACTATGCTTGGGTTTTTTAAGGGTAAGTAAGAATCTACTAGTTAAAGTTCAGTCGTATAGTGAAGTGCTTAGGATTGGTGGGAAATAAAACGAACAAATATAAAtcgatatttctttattatttattatcttaaatCTATGTAATCCTATATCTAACCTACGAGATcgttatttacctatattttggGGCTATTTACGACATTCCCCCCTACGTGTTTTTAACACAGTTACAACGGAGTAAATCCTATAACGATAAGTCGTGAGGCTGGGCGACGAATTCTTCCTGCAGCGGTTTCAACTTCTGTAACTCGTACTCGCCCATCTGGACCAGGAAACGTCTTTACTACTTTGCCGCGTGGCCAGGTATTACGAGGCATAGTGCCGTCAGCTATGATGACTATATCTCcttcttttatattttcgtaCTTGGGATCGTTGGGGCTTCGTCTTGGTCTTAGCGTTTGACGGTATTCTTTTGTCCATCGATCCCAAAACATATCTGATAGAGCTTGTGCCGTTTTCCATGATTTTTCTGTGAGATGAATGTCGGTGAATACGCCGAATGGTGACATGGCGTTTGACCTTCCTATCAGGAAATGATTGGGCGTCAGAGCCGTCTGACGGTCATCTAATCGGACTGGAACAAGTGGTCTAGAGTTGATGATATGTTCGGCTTCTAGAAGTAAGGTATGTAGCACTTCTTCCGGTGGATGCCGTTCTTTCAGTGTAACGCGAAGAGCAGCTTTGGTAGCACCCACCAGTCGTTCCCAAGATCCTCCTGCTTCTGGATTGCCAGGAGGTATCTTTTTCcagattatgtttttatttgttacGAACGACTGCACTTCTTCTTCTATGTCTGCTAATGCTTCAGCTATCTCGCGTTCGGCCCCTATGAAGCAGGTAGCGTTGTCAGTATATAATACAGTAGGTTGACCTCGACGAGCCATCATGCGTCTGAGTGACAATATCATAGATGATGCAGATAGGGAAGGCACTAGTTCTATATGTACTGCCCTAGTGGTTAGGCAAGTGTACAGTGCGCCCCATCTTTTTTCATGTCGTCTGCCTACTGTAACTGTCATAGGTCCGAAGTAATCGCACGCTGTAGCTGTGAATGCAGGTTGATTAGCGGTAAGCCTTTCAGCAGGTAAATCGCCCAGAGGCACCTTGTGGGTAGTACCTCTGTATACGCGACACCATTGGCATGTGTTGCTAATATACCGTATGGCACTACGCAGTCCTACTATATGAAATTGTTTGTGTAGCTCATTGATGACAGTTTCATGATTTGCGTGGTTAAACAAAGCGTGGTAGTGTGCTATGAGTAACTTTGTTAGAGCTTCTTTTGCGTGTAGGACTGGTATGCACTGGTTTCGATCTGTGCGCCCATCTAGTAGTAGAATTCCATGTTTGCTGACGTTCACGGCGAGCTTCTTCAGCGGTGATCCCTTTGATATAGGCCGCCCAGCCTCTATGTTGGCGATTTCCTCTCTGAATGATTTTCTCTGACTTCGTTTGATTAATAACAATTCCGCAATCTTAAGTTTTTCATTCATTGTAGTGAGTGTAAGTTTTATGCCGCGTATGAGAGACTTGAACGATTCAACTGCTGATAGTACGTAAGCGGACGCGCGTAATAATCGTTTATAGGTAGGAAATCTATCTATGTCGGGCAAGCAGACgcaagttttgtttttattaacgacATTTACCTTCTGTTGTACGCGTTCTTCTCCTGTTGGTGGAAACGGTTGTGCCGAGGGCTTTTCTACGGGCCACGAACTACTGTCTTGTGTTATAAAATCTGGGCCACGAAACCATCTATGGTTGGCGTCGAAATCTTTAGGTATGCCGCGTGTGGCGTCGTCGGCTACGTTTAGTGAGGTAGGCACCCATCGCCAATCCTCTGGCGAGGTAGTCTCCTCTATTTCGGCTAATCTATGTGCGACGAAGGTTTTGAATGTACGAGGTCCCGACCTTATCCacgacagacacgttaaactatCTGACCAGTAATATGATTTTTCTATGACGTAACTAGATTCTCTTTTTACTGATTCGGTTAATCTACTAGCTAACGTAGCGGACTGCAGTTCGAGCCTAGGTATTGACACTTGTTTCAAAGGACAAACCCTTGCCTTCGCGGCTACTAGAGTGGCTTGTTTGTTCCCTTCTTCGTCCGTACCTACCATGTATACCGCGGCCGCGTATACTTTTTCTGACGCGTCACAAAAAGTATGAGTTACGACCTTTCGATTCGGCGCGGGAACGTACCGTTCTATTTTTAATTCGCGCAATTTATTCATGTTATTTATGAATTCTAACCATAATTGGTGATCTTCGGGGGTGATTTTTTCATCCCAGTCTTTACGCGTACGCCATATGTTTTGAATGAGTACTTTTCCCGTTACCGTAATGGGAGAAATAAGACCGATGGGGTCGAACAAGCTCATTACCCCCGAGGTCACCTGTCGTTTGGTAGGTATGACGCCTTTTTCCAGTACTTCTTTAGGTGTGTTGCGAAAGTTTACGTTAAACCCTAGTTTATCTTGTTTATTATGCCATAATAGGCCTAACGTTCGTTCGCATTCGTGCTTCCCTAATTCCGATACCTCTTTGCTAGAGATGTCGGTTACGTCTTTTAGAACTTCGGGAACGTTAGAAGCCCACCCGCGTAAATGAAAGGAAGCTTTTGCGTGTATTTTTACAATATCGTTCACTAACGTGCGTGCGACATGCGGGTCGTCAAAACTGGCTAATAAATCATCTACGTAAAAGTTATTTAGCGTAGTTTCTTTTACTAGTGGGTATTTTTCACTATGTTCTTctgcgtttttattttttacgaaCTGTGCGATAGTAGGGCTAGAGGCGGAGCCGAATATTAGCGAAGTCATTCGGTATTCATCGGCCGGGCCTTCGCGCCTATCTCCCCTCCATAGAAATCGGAGGCTATCTCTGTCCTGCTCTATTACGCGAACTTGTAAGAACATTTCGGCTATGTCCGCTATGACGGCCACTTTGCCTTCGCGAAATCGTATCAACACACCGAACAATGATAGCAGTAAATCTGGTCCTACCAATAGTGCTTCGTTTAAGCTTTTACCCGC is part of the Leguminivora glycinivorella isolate SPB_JAAS2020 chromosome 3, LegGlyc_1.1, whole genome shotgun sequence genome and harbors:
- the LOC125224727 gene encoding uncharacterized protein LOC125224727, with protein sequence MSESGRVLRSGKHTPLVGSRTNTASEQESVSGSKRANSTETTNKNEQASPRQSTMLDDTVVPVEAPRPTVIDNSSHERITEARLLILRSEQAVRDAELAQARAAAAAASSALALAKAEAEFAEVCTRKQTPATMNKPAQVSDVPPVQCWVNEQAKIEQKDTIRPRNTAPMPYVGTSNKIASNDIELLAQRFENAVGKGRRDPVVQRHVAELPKFDGSISEWIAFKAEFNDTEAMFSEVANVGRIRRALRGDAKYAVKALLYTTSDPFEIMDMLELQFGNPEALVLAEIEEVKRLPKLSEDNHNIVSFAGQVANVVATIKSLHQEQYLMAPELVNRLVDKMSVLMRHEWNKHRVQNPKELGLVSLSKFLTEASKAAGLTVTHASRRSAQKKHSVNAVAQSRHRSRSRSTSRESYSETEYSYKRSSKPFIAQVSKKPVEKKSVKNNKPKTHTNAPRVRESNSNKCTVCSGEHYITKCADFLKLNVDERWTKMKEFKLCYRCLGPYHRRFNKCKYVPCGTGDCEAAHHKLLHGTRKESETRKVQSSISHLHDKDTYLKVMPVEVSGPLGSVQTYGLLDEGAGLTLIERHIADQVTPRTRSCELSLNTVGDNTLVDNESCEVNVSIRGLKSENVNNLTAFTVEKLGLHPQGINKEVLSKCAHLEELRDELTYATGIPTVLIGQDNWHLIVTRELIEADENLPAASYTKLGWVLHGAEAKPRKLIATINHVSRRDEQDTHELIKQHFNIESLGVEPKINRSDPNNRAFEILNATCKKIQGEDRYEAGLLWKTDNETLPNNKDKAMKRLVSLEKKLDRDDGLKAEYSRQIQNLLDKGYAERIHKPNTSPREYYLPHFATFHPQKGKPRLVFDGKCKMAGKSLNEALLVGPDLLLSLFGVLIRFREGKVAVIADIAEMFLQVRVIEQDRDSLRFLWRGDRREGPADEYRMTSLIFGSASSPTIAQFVKNKNAEEHSEKYPLVKETTLNNFYVDDLLASFDDPHVARTLVNDIVKIHAKASFHLRGWASNVPEVLKDVTDISSKEVSELGKHECERTLGLLWHNKQDKLGFNVNFRNTPKEVLEKGVIPTKRQVTSGVMSLFDPIGLISPITVTGKVLIQNIWRTRKDWDEKITPEDHQLWLEFINNMNKLRELKIERYVPAPNRKVVTHTFCDASEKVYAAAVYMVGTDEEGNKQATLVAAKARVCPLKQVSIPRLELQSATLASRLTESVKRESSYVIEKSYYWSDSLTCLSWIRSGPRTFKTFVAHRLAEIEETTSPEDWRWVPTSLNVADDATRGIPKDFDANHRWFRGPDFITQDSSSWPVEKPSAQPFPPTGEERVQQKVNVVNKNKTCVCLPDIDRFPTYKRLLRASAYVLSAVESFKSLIRGIKLTLTTMNEKLKIAELLLIKRSQRKSFREEIANIEAGRPISKGSPLKKLAVNVSKHGILLLDGRTDRNQCIPVLHAKEALTKLLIAHYHALFNHANHETVINELHKQFHIVGLRSAIRYISNTCQWCRVYRGTTHKVPLGDLPAERLTANQPAFTATACDYFGPMTVTVGRRHEKRWGALYTCLTTRAVHIELVPSLSASSMILSLRRMMARRGQPTVLYTDNATCFIGAEREIAEALADIEEEVQSFVTNKNIIWKKIPPGNPEAGGSWERLVGATKAALRVTLKERHPPEEVLHTLLLEAEHIINSRPLVPVRLDDRQTALTPNHFLIGRSNAMSPFGVFTDIHLTEKSWKTAQALSDMFWDRWTKEYRQTLRPRRSPNDPKYENIKEGDIVIIADGTMPRNTWPRGKVVKTFPGPDGRVRVTEVETAAGRIRRPASRLIVIGFTPL